CGTCTTTGATATTTTGCATCGTGGGCATGCCAGCTATCTCGCTCAGGCACGTGCACTGGGTGCCAGCCTGGTGGTGGGAGTTAATTCAGATGCCTCAGTCAAAATGTTGGGTAAGGGTGATGATAGGCCAATCAATACTGAAGCTGATCGTCAAGCATTGCTAGCAGCATTGGAGAGTGTTGACTTAGTAGTTGTGTTTTCCGAACAAACGCCAGTGAATTTAATTGAGCAAATTCATCCGGATATTTATGTCAAGGGTGGAGATTATGAAATCGATATCTTAGCTGAAACTAAGCTAGTAAAAACATGGGGAGGCAAAGCTATTGCTATCCCATTTTTGTATGAGCGCTCAACTACTAGCTTATTGGGAAAAATACGTTCATAGAAGATTGTTTGCTTTTTGGTTTTAGATATTTTTTAAAAGCCAAGCCCAAACACCACGTAACACCAGGCCTTCACTGACTTCAATCTTCGGGGTGCTTAGTACATTGGCCTGCTGAA
This DNA window, taken from Polynucleobacter sp. MWH-UH25E, encodes the following:
- the rfaE2 gene encoding D-glycero-beta-D-manno-heptose 1-phosphate adenylyltransferase; the encoded protein is MSTYSSPSFESKVCTPAQLQERISKLPRPIVFTNGVFDILHRGHASYLAQARALGASLVVGVNSDASVKMLGKGDDRPINTEADRQALLAALESVDLVVVFSEQTPVNLIEQIHPDIYVKGGDYEIDILAETKLVKTWGGKAIAIPFLYERSTTSLLGKIRS